The Sphingosinicella humi genome has a window encoding:
- a CDS encoding glutathione S-transferase family protein, with protein sequence MPSLTFYTNPRSRGRVARWMLEEVGEPYETVILDYGTTMKGAEYLAINPMGKVPAIKHGDTVVTEAAAICAYLADAFPEKGLAPPLGDPRRGTYFRWLFFAAGCVEAAVTSKALGLLAPADKKQMVGYGSYEETIDALERAVSAGPYICGDQFTAADVYVGSQIGWGMMFGTIDKRPLFEDYVARLQFRPAAQRANQLDDEATPKPEPQPQPA encoded by the coding sequence ATGCCGAGCCTCACCTTCTACACCAATCCCCGATCGCGCGGGCGGGTCGCTCGCTGGATGCTCGAGGAAGTGGGCGAGCCCTACGAAACCGTCATTCTCGATTATGGAACGACGATGAAGGGCGCCGAGTATCTCGCGATCAACCCCATGGGGAAGGTGCCCGCGATCAAGCATGGCGACACGGTCGTCACCGAGGCGGCCGCCATTTGCGCCTATCTCGCCGACGCCTTTCCGGAGAAGGGCCTCGCGCCGCCACTCGGCGATCCGCGCCGGGGGACTTACTTCCGCTGGTTGTTCTTCGCGGCCGGCTGCGTCGAGGCGGCGGTGACCAGCAAGGCGCTCGGCCTCCTTGCCCCCGCCGACAAGAAGCAGATGGTGGGCTATGGCAGCTATGAGGAGACGATCGACGCGCTGGAACGCGCCGTCTCCGCCGGGCCCTATATCTGCGGCGATCAGTTCACCGCCGCCGACGTCTATGTAGGTTCGCAGATCGGCTGGGGCATGATGTTCGGCACGATCGACAAGCGACCGCTGTTCGAAGATTATGTGGCGCGTCTCCAGTTCCGCCCGGCCGCGCAGCGTGCGAACCAGCTCGACGATGAGGCGACGCCCAAGCCGGAGCCCCAACCCCAACCCGCCTAA
- a CDS encoding dienelactone hydrolase family protein, with product MSEDDRGPLPGHRREAAIKLYDRFTHEGMDRRSFMAELSRIAGGTAAANALLLGIAASPVAAAVVPENDERLIVRRGSLGVEGRTLNGYVATPRAATGKKIPAVIVIHENRGLNRHIEDVTRRVALAGYFAVAPDFLSEMGGTPADEDKAREMIGRLELQGSVADAVALLDATRKLDHSNGKVGAIGFCWGGAFVNRLAVAAGDKLDAGVAYYGPAPDPSEAEKVKASMLLHYAGNDERVNRTGGPWTEALKRAGVDVTAHLYPGVEHAFNNDSSAARYDKAAADLAWKRTMDFLGRHLG from the coding sequence ATGAGCGAGGACGACCGCGGGCCCTTGCCGGGCCATCGCAGAGAAGCGGCGATCAAGCTTTACGACCGCTTCACGCATGAAGGCATGGATCGCCGAAGCTTCATGGCGGAACTCAGCAGGATCGCGGGGGGCACGGCCGCGGCCAACGCCCTTCTGCTCGGCATCGCCGCCAGCCCGGTCGCGGCGGCCGTCGTGCCCGAGAATGACGAGCGCCTCATCGTCCGCCGCGGCTCGCTCGGCGTCGAAGGCCGGACGCTGAACGGCTATGTCGCCACGCCCCGGGCGGCCACCGGAAAGAAGATCCCGGCTGTCATCGTCATCCATGAAAATCGCGGCCTCAACCGGCACATCGAGGATGTGACGCGGCGGGTGGCGCTTGCCGGCTATTTCGCGGTCGCGCCCGACTTCCTGTCCGAGATGGGGGGCACCCCCGCCGACGAAGACAAGGCGCGCGAGATGATCGGCCGGCTGGAGCTACAGGGCAGCGTCGCCGATGCCGTGGCCCTCCTCGATGCCACCCGCAAGCTCGATCACAGCAACGGCAAGGTCGGCGCGATCGGCTTCTGTTGGGGCGGCGCCTTCGTCAACCGCCTGGCGGTCGCGGCCGGCGACAAGCTCGATGCCGGCGTTGCCTATTACGGCCCGGCGCCCGACCCTTCCGAAGCCGAGAAGGTCAAGGCGTCGATGCTCCTCCACTATGCCGGCAATGACGAGCGAGTTAACAGGACCGGCGGCCCCTGGACGGAGGCGCTCAAGAGAGCAGGAGTGGACGTGACCGCCCATCTTTATCCCGGCGTCGAGCACGCCTTCAACAACGACAGTTCGGCGGCCCGGTACGATAAAGCGGCTGCGGACCTTGCCTGGAAGCGCACCATGGATTTCCTTGGACGCCATCTCGGCTGA
- a CDS encoding YihY/virulence factor BrkB family protein — protein sequence MMIKAVRWLTLVLSRGSGDRGRHAASPLAIPLVGWRDIVIRVWRNAKADNLNVLAAGIAFYSFLALLPLIAATAMIYGLVSTPAEVVRDVSKLVSIIPDPAQPLVAQRVVEAITDHRGSAPALLIALLLTVYGGARSARSITAALNVIYGEGDVQRFARRWGIPILVALGSAALMLLALLAIALFGYVGELMPEGIPLDWGVAKLGFWLLITLGISGGSALLYRYAPSRRHARWKWILPGALMTTGLWLLATFAFGLYIARVGRFDISYGSLAAVVVLQLWIYLSAFILLLGAKLNAEIELQTLEDTTVGAPRPAGRRHAASADETGEIPQVDLDLPQ from the coding sequence ATGATGATCAAGGCGGTGCGGTGGCTGACGCTGGTGCTCAGCAGGGGCTCCGGCGACCGCGGCCGCCACGCCGCCTCGCCGCTCGCCATTCCACTGGTGGGCTGGCGTGACATCGTGATCCGGGTGTGGCGCAACGCCAAGGCCGACAATCTCAACGTCCTCGCCGCCGGGATCGCCTTCTACTCCTTTCTCGCGCTGCTGCCGCTGATCGCCGCGACAGCAATGATATACGGGCTGGTGAGCACGCCCGCCGAGGTGGTCCGGGATGTGAGCAAGCTGGTGTCGATCATTCCCGATCCGGCGCAGCCCTTGGTTGCCCAGCGCGTCGTCGAAGCGATCACCGACCATCGCGGCAGCGCCCCCGCCCTGCTGATCGCCTTGCTGCTCACCGTCTATGGAGGTGCGCGCAGCGCACGATCGATCACGGCCGCCCTCAACGTCATCTACGGGGAGGGAGACGTGCAGCGCTTTGCCCGGCGCTGGGGCATCCCCATCCTCGTGGCGCTGGGAAGTGCGGCGCTCATGCTGCTGGCGCTGCTGGCGATCGCTCTCTTCGGCTATGTGGGAGAATTGATGCCGGAGGGTATACCGCTCGATTGGGGGGTGGCGAAGCTTGGCTTCTGGCTACTGATCACATTGGGCATCAGCGGGGGCAGCGCCCTTCTTTACCGCTACGCGCCTTCGCGGCGCCACGCCCGCTGGAAGTGGATTCTGCCCGGCGCGCTCATGACCACCGGCTTGTGGTTGCTGGCGACCTTTGCCTTCGGCCTCTATATCGCCCGGGTGGGGCGTTTCGACATCAGCTACGGCTCGCTGGCCGCCGTCGTCGTGCTCCAGCTGTGGATATATCTGTCGGCCTTCATCCTGCTGCTCGGCGCGAAGCTCAACGCCGAGATCGAGCTTCAGACCTTGGAGGACACTACTGTCGGTGCCCCTCGCCCCGCCGGACGTCGGCATGCCGCCTCCGCCGACGAGACCGGAGAGATACCGCAGGTCGACCTGGACCTTCCGCAATAG
- a CDS encoding Bax inhibitor-1/YccA family protein has product MANGFDPRATASPQPTTVGREGVAFDAGLRSYMLSVYNYMASGVLLTGIVALLFAGSGYAAQILMGPGILKYVIMFSPLAFVMVLSFGITRLSTGTAQLLFWAFATVMGLSMASIFLVFTGQSIATTFFATAAAFAGLSLWGYTTKKDLSAFGTFLIMGVVGLLVAMIINLFVQSTAFQLAISFIGVLLFAGLTAYDTQRIKSLYFHVAGSDMMGKTVIMGALSLYLDFVNMFTFLLQFMGSRE; this is encoded by the coding sequence ATGGCAAATGGATTTGACCCGCGGGCGACCGCATCGCCACAGCCGACCACGGTCGGCAGGGAGGGCGTGGCCTTCGACGCGGGCCTGCGGTCCTACATGCTCTCTGTTTACAATTACATGGCGTCCGGTGTGCTGCTCACGGGCATCGTCGCGCTGCTGTTCGCGGGCAGTGGATATGCGGCTCAGATCCTGATGGGGCCGGGCATCCTCAAATATGTGATCATGTTCTCGCCGCTCGCCTTCGTCATGGTGCTGAGCTTCGGCATTACCCGGCTCTCGACCGGCACGGCGCAGCTGCTCTTCTGGGCTTTCGCGACGGTGATGGGCCTATCGATGGCCTCGATCTTCCTGGTCTTCACCGGCCAGTCGATCGCGACCACCTTCTTCGCGACGGCCGCGGCTTTCGCCGGCCTCAGCCTCTGGGGCTACACCACGAAGAAGGATCTCTCGGCCTTCGGCACGTTCCTCATTATGGGCGTGGTCGGCTTGCTGGTCGCGATGATCATCAACCTGTTTGTGCAGTCGACGGCGTTCCAGCTGGCGATCAGCTTCATCGGCGTGCTGCTGTTCGCGGGGCTCACCGCCTATGACACGCAGCGCATCAAGAGCCTCTACTTCCACGTCGCCGGAAGTGATATGATGGGCAAGACGGTGATCATGGGCGCGCTGTCGCTCTATCTCGATTTCGTCAACATGTTCACCTTCCTCCTCCAGTTCATGGGCAGCCGCGAATAG
- the thpR gene encoding RNA 2',3'-cyclic phosphodiesterase, translated as MHRLFVAIRPPRHIREQLLATMGGVRGARWQTDDQLHLTLRFIGEVESHVGDDIHAALGAIHHPRFEIALDGISGFERRGQAETLWAGITPQEPLKTLHNKIDQAIARAGVAPDQRAYLPHITLARLKRGSGSISALLERSGGLTSAPFAVGSFCLYESHLTPEGAVYSIVERYDLD; from the coding sequence ATGCACCGCCTGTTCGTCGCCATTCGCCCGCCGCGCCATATCCGGGAACAGCTGCTCGCCACCATGGGAGGCGTTCGCGGCGCACGCTGGCAAACCGACGACCAACTCCACCTGACGCTGCGCTTCATCGGCGAGGTGGAGAGCCATGTCGGCGACGATATCCATGCCGCCCTCGGCGCGATCCACCACCCGCGCTTCGAGATCGCGCTAGACGGCATTAGCGGCTTCGAGCGGCGAGGCCAGGCGGAGACCCTCTGGGCCGGGATCACGCCTCAGGAGCCGCTGAAGACGCTGCACAACAAGATCGACCAAGCCATCGCCCGGGCGGGCGTCGCGCCCGATCAGCGCGCTTATCTGCCCCACATCACGCTGGCTCGGCTCAAACGCGGTTCCGGTTCGATCTCGGCTTTGCTCGAACGCTCGGGCGGGCTGACAAGCGCGCCGTTCGCTGTCGGCAGCTTCTGTCTTTATGAAAGCCATCTGACGCCCGAAGGCGCCGTCTACTCGATCGTGGAACGATACGATCTTGACTAG
- a CDS encoding fructosamine kinase family protein, with amino-acid sequence MTGVAEARLERLAGGDLSEVLLIRRPDGRRIVAKGGPAVATEAAMLRALAAAGVAAPAVEGEHEGVLLLEHVEHDGLFSPHAWADIGAAVRNLHARRGQGYGWPVDYALGSVALDNRQRREWPEFWGEQRLVSTARVLDRPWRDRIGGLAKRLRELLPADPPRALLHGDLWSGNILVAEGRLAALVDPACYYGHAEVDLAMLTLFGSPPPEFWDAYGPLEPGWEERRIIYQLFPALVHLRLFGASYAGMVERLLEQARA; translated from the coding sequence TTGACGGGGGTTGCTGAGGCGCGGCTGGAGCGGCTTGCCGGCGGGGATCTGTCGGAAGTGTTGCTGATCCGCCGGCCGGATGGACGTCGGATCGTCGCCAAGGGCGGGCCCGCGGTGGCGACCGAGGCGGCAATGCTGCGGGCGCTCGCCGCCGCCGGCGTCGCGGCGCCGGCCGTGGAAGGCGAGCATGAGGGCGTGCTGCTGCTCGAACATGTCGAGCATGACGGCCTGTTCAGTCCGCACGCCTGGGCCGATATCGGGGCGGCCGTCCGCAATCTCCATGCTCGGCGAGGTCAGGGCTATGGCTGGCCCGTGGATTATGCGCTCGGCTCGGTCGCACTGGACAACCGGCAGCGAAGGGAGTGGCCGGAATTCTGGGGCGAGCAGCGGCTGGTCTCGACGGCGCGGGTGCTCGACCGACCCTGGCGCGACCGCATCGGAGGGCTTGCGAAACGGCTGAGGGAGTTGTTGCCCGCTGATCCGCCTCGGGCCCTACTCCATGGCGACTTGTGGAGCGGGAACATCCTGGTAGCCGAAGGGAGGCTTGCCGCCCTTGTCGATCCCGCCTGCTATTACGGCCATGCCGAGGTCGACCTCGCCATGCTGACCCTGTTCGGATCGCCGCCTCCGGAATTCTGGGATGCCTACGGGCCGCTGGAGCCGGGCTGGGAAGAGCGCCGGATCATCTATCAGCTCTTCCCGGCGCTGGTGCATCTGCGACTGTTCGGCGCCAGCTATGCCGGCATGGTCGAGCGGCTGCTCGAACAGGCTCGGGCCTAG
- a CDS encoding low molecular weight protein-tyrosine-phosphatase, which translates to MTKSVLFVCLGNICRSPLAEAAFKREAEALGLDVEIDSAGTGDWHIGHPPDPRATSVAERNGVDITHLRARQVTPDDFRRFDHIVALDAQNLDDLERMRPAGGTAELSLLLDHVEGREGEAVADPYYGEDEHFDLTWADVTAGAKALARRLARG; encoded by the coding sequence ATGACGAAATCGGTTCTGTTCGTCTGCCTCGGCAACATCTGCCGCTCACCCCTCGCCGAGGCCGCTTTCAAACGCGAGGCCGAGGCGCTCGGGCTGGATGTAGAGATCGACTCCGCCGGGACGGGTGACTGGCATATCGGCCATCCCCCCGACCCGCGCGCCACTTCGGTCGCGGAGCGGAACGGCGTCGACATCACGCATCTGCGGGCGCGGCAGGTGACGCCGGACGATTTCCGGCGCTTCGACCACATCGTCGCCCTCGACGCACAGAATCTCGACGATCTGGAGCGGATGCGACCGGCGGGCGGCACGGCGGAGCTGTCACTGTTGCTGGATCATGTCGAGGGACGCGAGGGTGAGGCGGTGGCCGATCCCTATTACGGTGAGGACGAGCATTTCGACCTTACCTGGGCCGACGTCACGGCCGGTGCGAAGGCGCTGGCGCGGAGGCTCGCCCGAGGGTGA
- a CDS encoding superoxide dismutase family protein produces the protein MKMPILTIGAAAVIGATACTSVNNETYSDTSPAASTASAELRDATGQVVGSATASQSGDSIRVRVEASGLPQGAHGAHVHMTGQCAAPGFDTAGGHWNPTNMQHGKDNPAGMHKGDMPNILVGTDGSGTLEYTISGAQLAGSGGAMLDADGAAIVIHAGPDDYRTDPSGNSGARIACGVFGPA, from the coding sequence ATGAAGATGCCTATCCTGACCATCGGAGCGGCGGCCGTGATCGGTGCTACGGCTTGCACGAGCGTGAACAATGAAACCTATTCGGACACGTCCCCGGCCGCTTCGACGGCAAGCGCGGAACTGCGCGACGCCACGGGCCAGGTGGTCGGCTCGGCCACGGCGAGCCAGTCGGGCGACAGCATCCGGGTCCGGGTCGAGGCTTCCGGCCTGCCGCAGGGAGCTCATGGCGCGCATGTTCACATGACCGGCCAATGCGCCGCGCCGGGCTTCGACACTGCCGGCGGCCATTGGAATCCCACCAACATGCAGCATGGCAAGGACAATCCCGCCGGAATGCACAAAGGGGACATGCCCAACATCCTGGTCGGTACCGATGGCAGCGGCACGCTCGAATACACGATTTCGGGCGCCCAACTGGCGGGCAGCGGCGGGGCCATGCTGGATGCGGACGGTGCAGCCATCGTCATCCATGCCGGTCCCGACGACTATCGCACCGATCCCTCCGGCAACAGCGGCGCCCGCATCGCCTGCGGCGTGTTTGGGCCGGCCTAG
- a CDS encoding UDP-glucose dehydrogenase family protein encodes MRIAMIGTGYVGLVSGACFSDFGHDVVCVDKDAAKIDALRQGVTPIFEPGLDKLVERNVADGRLSFTTDLGPAVADAEAVFIAVGTPSRRGDGHADLSYVFGAAGEIARALRQPTVVVTKSTVPVGTGDEVERIIAAAAPDAKAMVVSNPEFLREGAAIEDFKRPDRIVVGTEDEDAAEIMREIYRPLYLNKAPLVVTSRRTAELIKYAANAFLATKITFINEIADLCERVGADVQDVSRGIGLDNRIGPKFLHAGPGYGGSCFPKDTLALLKTAEDHQAPLRIIESVVKVNDLRKRAMGRKVIGALNGGARGKTIALLGLTFKPNTDDMRDAPSIAIVQALHDAGAKVRGYDPEGVEQARPLMPDVEFCASPYEAAEGADAIVLVTEWDVLRALDLKRLSASMARPVFVDLRNIYPPEEVENAGLEWHGLGKPARDSKRVDVETVAAPVRSSGKTGGV; translated from the coding sequence ATGCGCATTGCGATGATCGGAACCGGCTATGTCGGGCTGGTTTCTGGAGCCTGCTTCTCCGATTTCGGCCATGATGTGGTCTGCGTGGACAAGGACGCGGCCAAGATCGATGCGTTGCGCCAGGGCGTAACGCCGATCTTCGAGCCGGGCCTCGACAAGCTGGTGGAACGCAACGTCGCTGACGGACGCCTTTCCTTCACGACCGATCTCGGCCCTGCGGTCGCCGATGCGGAGGCCGTGTTCATCGCGGTAGGGACGCCGTCCCGCCGCGGCGACGGGCATGCCGACCTCAGCTATGTCTTCGGGGCAGCGGGAGAGATCGCCCGCGCCTTGCGCCAACCCACCGTGGTTGTGACCAAGTCCACGGTGCCGGTGGGAACGGGCGACGAGGTGGAACGGATCATTGCCGCCGCCGCCCCGGACGCAAAGGCCATGGTCGTATCCAATCCCGAGTTTCTCCGCGAGGGCGCGGCGATCGAGGATTTCAAGCGGCCCGACCGGATCGTCGTCGGCACGGAGGACGAGGACGCCGCCGAGATCATGCGCGAGATCTACAGGCCGCTCTATCTCAACAAGGCTCCGCTGGTCGTCACCAGCCGGCGAACCGCCGAGCTCATCAAATATGCGGCCAACGCCTTTCTGGCGACGAAGATCACCTTCATCAACGAGATCGCCGACCTGTGCGAGAGGGTCGGTGCCGACGTGCAGGATGTGAGCCGCGGCATCGGCCTCGATAATCGGATCGGACCCAAGTTCCTCCATGCAGGTCCCGGCTATGGCGGCTCCTGCTTCCCCAAGGACACGCTGGCGCTCCTGAAGACGGCCGAGGATCATCAGGCGCCGCTCAGGATCATCGAATCGGTCGTCAAGGTGAACGACCTCAGAAAACGAGCCATGGGACGCAAGGTGATCGGCGCCCTAAACGGGGGCGCGCGAGGCAAGACGATCGCGCTGCTCGGCCTCACCTTCAAGCCCAATACGGACGACATGCGGGACGCGCCGTCGATCGCCATCGTCCAGGCGCTGCACGATGCCGGCGCGAAGGTCCGAGGCTATGATCCCGAAGGGGTCGAGCAGGCGAGACCGTTGATGCCCGACGTCGAGTTTTGCGCCAGCCCCTACGAGGCTGCGGAGGGCGCGGACGCCATCGTCCTCGTCACCGAGTGGGACGTGCTGCGCGCGCTCGATCTCAAACGCCTCAGCGCCTCAATGGCGCGGCCCGTGTTCGTCGATCTGCGCAACATCTATCCGCCAGAAGAGGTGGAGAATGCAGGCCTCGAGTGGCACGGACTGGGCAAGCCCGCGCGTGACAGCAAACGGGTCGACGTCGAAACCGTTGCGGCCCCGGTTCGTTCATCCGGTAAGACAGGAGGAGTATGA
- a CDS encoding OmpA family protein yields the protein MRKLAIVVALSSTVLATPALARDGAWYVGGEFGAMIVEDYDVRIAGETAQLPGSNGQIRVYHDFGYDGALFAGYDLGGARIEAEVGYKKARVNDGTFSIPIPGDPVVGQGEDDAAGSTSALSFMVNGMLDFGDDDGLQGFVGGGIGLAKIKANNWRRFDNVAPFIDDSDSRLAWQAIAGVRAPITDNIDVQLKYRFFNVADLDYVAFNGAPAEYRFRSHSLLGGIIFNFGAAPPPPPPPPPPPPPPPPPPPPPPPPPAVPAGPFIVFFDWDKSDITPQAAAILDNAAAAYQQTGQAQVVLAGHADRSGSADYNVGLSQRRADAVRAYLAGRGVPEGVMTTEAFGESRPLVETADGVREPQNRRVEITFGPGSGM from the coding sequence ATGCGGAAGCTCGCCATAGTTGTGGCGCTGTCATCCACCGTGCTCGCGACTCCGGCACTTGCGCGCGATGGCGCCTGGTACGTCGGCGGCGAATTCGGCGCGATGATCGTCGAGGACTACGATGTCCGAATCGCCGGCGAAACGGCCCAGCTACCGGGTTCGAACGGCCAGATCCGTGTTTATCACGACTTCGGCTATGACGGCGCTCTGTTCGCCGGTTACGACCTCGGCGGTGCCCGGATCGAGGCTGAAGTGGGCTACAAGAAGGCCCGCGTCAACGACGGCACGTTCAGCATTCCGATCCCGGGTGATCCCGTCGTGGGCCAGGGTGAGGACGACGCCGCGGGCTCGACCAGCGCGCTTAGCTTCATGGTCAACGGTATGCTCGACTTCGGCGACGACGACGGCCTTCAGGGCTTCGTCGGCGGCGGTATCGGTCTGGCCAAGATCAAGGCGAACAACTGGCGGCGTTTCGACAATGTCGCGCCGTTCATCGACGACAGCGATTCCCGTCTTGCCTGGCAGGCGATCGCCGGCGTTCGCGCTCCGATCACCGACAACATCGACGTCCAGCTGAAGTATCGTTTCTTCAACGTTGCCGATCTGGACTATGTCGCGTTCAACGGCGCGCCGGCGGAATATCGCTTCCGCAGCCACAGCCTGCTCGGCGGCATCATCTTCAACTTCGGAGCTGCGCCGCCTCCGCCGCCGCCTCCGCCCCCGCCGCCTCCGCCGCCTCCGCCGCCTCCGCCGCCTCCGCCGCCTCCGCCGGCTGTCCCGGCTGGGCCGTTCATCGTGTTCTTCGACTGGGATAAGTCGGACATCACGCCGCAGGCGGCTGCCATCCTCGACAACGCGGCCGCTGCCTATCAGCAGACCGGCCAGGCGCAGGTCGTGCTGGCGGGTCACGCGGACCGTTCCGGTTCGGCGGACTACAACGTCGGTCTGTCGCAGCGTCGTGCCGACGCGGTCCGTGCCTATCTGGCCGGCCGCGGTGTGCCGGAAGGCGTCATGACCACCGAGGCGTTCGGCGAGAGCCGTCCGCTGGTCGAAACCGCCGACGGTGTCCGCGAGCCGCAGAACCGGCGCGTGGAGATCACCTTCGGTCCGGGTTCGGGCATGTAA
- a CDS encoding DUF2793 domain-containing protein, whose amino-acid sequence MSGTARFQLPFILPGQAQKEVFHNEALTHLDLAVHAAVEEGPLSTPPPAPQVGESWIVASGAVGDWIGRDDQVAGWTESGWRFILPQPGMAAWNKSAGLWLHWTGSGWSLGEWPVARITVGGQQVVGERQPAVPSPSGGTTIDQEARAAIDALIATLMSHGLID is encoded by the coding sequence ATGAGCGGCACGGCCCGATTTCAACTGCCCTTCATCCTTCCGGGACAGGCGCAAAAGGAGGTCTTTCACAATGAGGCGCTGACGCATCTCGACCTGGCGGTCCACGCCGCCGTGGAGGAAGGGCCGCTCTCGACACCGCCGCCGGCGCCCCAGGTCGGGGAAAGCTGGATCGTCGCCTCGGGAGCGGTCGGCGACTGGATCGGCAGGGATGACCAGGTCGCCGGCTGGACCGAAAGCGGCTGGCGCTTCATCCTTCCCCAGCCCGGCATGGCCGCTTGGAACAAAAGCGCAGGGCTGTGGCTGCATTGGACCGGCAGCGGCTGGAGCCTGGGGGAGTGGCCCGTCGCGCGCATCACAGTCGGCGGCCAGCAAGTGGTGGGCGAGCGGCAGCCGGCCGTGCCAAGTCCTTCAGGTGGAACGACAATTGATCAGGAAGCGCGCGCGGCTATCGATGCCCTGATTGCGACATTAATGTCACACGGCCTGATCGATTGA